Proteins encoded in a region of the Triticum dicoccoides isolate Atlit2015 ecotype Zavitan chromosome 3A, WEW_v2.0, whole genome shotgun sequence genome:
- the LOC119269952 gene encoding momilactone A synthase-like, with amino-acid sequence MADDAGRGSSAAAAKKGRLEGKIALITGGASGLGKATAHEFIQEGASVVIADVNSALGVETAQELGPQAHFVHCDVTVEESVAAAVDATVAKHGRLDVMFNNAGIVGALSGTSEVASLDLGQFDRVMSVNVRGTLAGIKHAMRVMAPAGSGSILCMASISGLLGGLGTYPYAVSKLAVAGLVKTAAAELSRHGVRINCISPHAVPTPLVLEQFSQLYPGADQAQLAAIIGGLGDLKGATCEAVDVAKAAVYLASDDAKYVSGQNLVVDGGFTTYKNMNMPPRKPQGQE; translated from the exons ATGGCCGATGATGCAGGGCGGGGCTCGTCGGCGGCAGCGGCGAAGAAGGGGAG ACTCGAGGGGAAGATCGCACTCATAACTGGTGGAGCGAGTGGGCTCGGAAAGGCCACGGCTCACGAGTTCATCCAGGAGGGCGCGTCCGTGGTCATCGCCGACGTCAATTCTGCGCTGGGCGTAGAGACAGCCCAGGAGCTCGGCCCACAGGCCCATTTCGTCCACTGCGACGTCACCGTCGAGGAAAGCGTCGCCGCGGCCGTGGACGCCACCGTCGCAAAGCACGGCCGGCTCGACGTCATGTTCAACAACGCCGGCATCGTGGGAGCGCTCTCCGGGACGTCGGAGGTGGCCAGCCTGGATCTGGGCCAGTTCGACCGCGTCATGAGCGTGAATGTGCGCGGCACCCTGGCGGGGATCAAGCACGCGATGCGGGTCATGGCGCCGGCGGGCTCCGGCTCCATCCTCTGCATGGCCAGCATCAGCGGTCTCCTCGGCGGCCTCGGCACGTACCCCTACGCGGTCTCCAAGCTCGCCGTCGCCGGGCTCGTCAAGACCGCCGCCGCCGAGCTGTCCCGCCACGGCGTCCGGATCAACTGCATATCGCCGCACGCCGTGCCGACGCCGCTGGTGCTGGAGCAGTTCTCCCAGCTGTACCCTGGCGCGGACCAGGCGCAGCTGGCCGCCATCATCGGCGGCCTCGGCGACCTCAAGGGCGCGACGTGCGAGGCGGTGGACGTGGCCAAGGCGGCCGTGTACCTCGCGTCCGACGATGCCAAGTACGTCTCCGGCCAGAACCTGGTGGTGGACGGCGGCTTCACCACCTACAAGAACATGAACATGCCACCCCGCAAGCCTCAGGGTCAGGAATGA
- the LOC119269955 gene encoding NAD(P)H-quinone oxidoreductase subunit N, chloroplastic-like → MWSGAAAAAARTVSPPLHAPTSLIGRRGAGRPSTVSVRAGGGGLMDFVGGDLVKPDLGRWLDDVEEHKALAIYPPHEGGYEGRYLNRLRYQGYYFLDLSARGLGDPESTLTKIHPVCPPSLGRQPVARWYFPPEVDYRLSLLHPDAKGLIVWVYEAKVLSKAELQFLAMLPDLRPKVRVIAECGNWRKFIWKPLKQISGLEPDPDAEE, encoded by the exons ATGTGGTCGGGAGCGGCAGCCGCGGCGGCGCGCACCGTGTCCCCGCCGCTCCACGCGCCGACGTCCCTGatcgggcggcgcggcgcggggcggCCGTCGACGGTGTCGGtgcgcgcgggcggcggcgggctgaTGGACTTCGTGGGCGGGGACCTGGTGAAGCCGGACCTGGGGCGGTGGCTGGACGACGTGGAGGAGCACAAGGCGCTGGCCATCTACCCGCCGCACGAGGGCGGCTACGAGGGCCGCTACCTCAACCGCCTCCGCTACCAGGGCTACTACTTCCTCGACCTCTCCGCGCGCGGCCTCGGCGACCCCGAGTCCACCCTCACCAAGATCCACCCCGTCTGCCCG CCTAGCCTCGGGAGGCAGCCGGTGGCGAGGTGGTACTTCCCGCCGGAGGTGGACTACAGGCTCAGCCTGCTGCACCCGGACGCCAAAGGGCTCATCGTCTGGGTCTACGAGGCCAAG GTTCTGTCCAAGGCCGAGCTGCAGTTCCTGGCCATGCTCCCCGACCTCCGCCCCAAAGTCAGGGTGATCGCGGAATGCGGCAACTG GAGAAAATTCATCTGGAAACCGCTGAAGCAAATATCGGGCCTCGAGCCTGATCCGGACGCCGAGGAATGA
- the LOC119269954 gene encoding protein DMP7-like gives MAEQEGEEYKVLIDQTSKDAGEPHQDADDDDADDTSSFILVMNLVQSGTARLNVLLPTATILTFAIFAPLVTDDGKCARVNRVLTGAFVLLCAASCVFFTLTDSFRSATGRLRYGVATPTGIATFCAGGGSRRKAPREPERYRLRWSDLFHTALSLVAFVTFAASHHDIVRCYYPGAPRKVVNTVPLVVGFVVSLLFVMFPSKRRGIGYPFLLRTDLVYLRR, from the coding sequence ATGGCTGAGCAAGAAGGAGAAGAATACAAGGTGCTCATCGATCAGACCAGCAAAGACGCCGGTGAACCGCACCAAGAcgccgacgatgacgacgctgacgACACCTCGAGCTTCATCCTGGTCATGAACCTCGTCCAGAGCGGCACGGCCCGGCTCAACGTGCTCCTCCCGACGGCCACCATCCTGACCTTCGCCATCTTCGCGCCGCTGGTCACCGACGACGGCAAGTGCGCGCGCGTCAACCGCGTGCTCACCGGCGCGTTCGTGCTGCTCTGCGCCGCCTCCTGCGTCTTCTTCACGCTCACCGACAGCTTCCGCTCCGCCACGGGCCGGCTCCGCTACGGCGTGGCCACCCCGACGGGTATCGCGACGTTCTGCGCCGGCGGGGGGAGCCGGAGGAAGGCGCCGAGGGAGCCGGAGAGGTACAGGCTGCGGTGGTCGGACCTGTTCCACACCGCGCTCTCCCTGGTGGCCTTCGTGACCTTCGCCGCCTCCCACCACGACATCGTCCGGTGCTACTACCCCGGCGCGCCCAGGAAGGTGGTGAACACCGTGCCCCTCGTCGTCGGCTTCGTCGTCAGCCTCCTGTTCGTCATGTTCCCTTCCAAGAGGAGGGGGATCGGCTACCCCTTCCTGCTCAGGACCGACCTCGTGTACCTGCGTCGCTGA
- the LOC119269953 gene encoding probable magnesium transporter NIPA4 yields MAAETSTSAAAGSGGGSWVESYTGMSTDNIKGLVLALSSSVFIGTSFIVKKKGLRKAGASGVRAGVGGYSYLYEPLWWAGMITMIVGEVANFAAYAFAPAILVTPLGALSIIISAVLADIMLKEKLHIFGILGCVLCVVGSTTIVLHAPQEREIESVAEVWDLATEPAFLFYATIVLAATFVLIFRYIPQYGQTHIMVYIGVCSLVGSLSVMSVKALGIALKLTFSGINQLIYPQTWLFAIIVVACILTQMNYLNKALDTFNTAVVSPIYYTMFTSLTILASVIMFKDWDCQNPTQIVTEMCGFVTILSGTFLLHKTKDMVDGLPPTLPIRIPKHGDENGYASEGIPLRSAAEGLPLRSPRAAE; encoded by the exons ATGGCGGCGGAAACGTCCACTTCGGCGGCCGCCGGCTCGGGCGGCGGCAGCTGGGTGGAGTCCTACACGGGGATGTCCACGGACAACATCAAGGGGCTGGTGCTCGCGCTCTCCTCCAGCGTCTTCATCGGCACCAGCTTCATCGTCAAGAAGAAGGGGCTCAGGAAGGCCGGCGCGTCCGGCGTCCGCGCAG GGGTTGGTGGGTACTCTTATTTGTATGAACCATTATGGTGGGCAGGAATGATTACAA TGATCGTTGGAGAAGTTGCTAACTTTGCAGCATATGCGTTTGCTCCTGCTATACTCGTCACTCCACTTGGTGCACTTAGCATCATCATTAG CGCCGTTCTTGCAGACATTATGTTAAAGGAGAAGCTACATATATTTGGTATACTTGGATGTGTTCTTTGTGTcgtgggttcaacaactattgtgCTTCATGCCCCCCAGGAGCGTGAAATTGAGTCTGTCGCAGAAGTGTGGGATCTTGCTACAGAACCAG CATTTTTATTTTATGCGACAATCGTGCTTGCTGCAACTTTTGTGCTCATATTCCGTTATATCCCACAGTATGGTCAGACACATATCATGGTTTATATTGGTGTTTGTTCACTTGTAGGATCTCTATCG GTCATGAGCGTGAAAGCTCTTGGTATAGCCTTGAAACTGACCTTTTCTGGGATAAACCAGCTAATCTATCCACAGACATGGTTGTTCGCAATTATTGTTGTTGCATGTATATTAACACAGATGAACTATCTGAACAAG GCTCTTGACACATTCAATACGGCAGTTGTTTCACCAATATACTATACTATGTTTACATCACTAACAATACTGGCTAGCGTCATAATGTTCAAG GACTGGGATTGTCAAAATCCAACTCAAATTGTGACAGAGATGTGTGGTTTTGTGACAATCCTTTCCGGGACATTTCTTCTTCATAAGACTAAAGATATGGTTGATG GTCTCCCACCGACTCTGCCTATCAGGATTCCGAAACATGGTGATGAAAACGGCTATGCGTCTGAAGGAATTCCTCTTAGATCCGCTGCTGAAGGCCTCCCTCTGAGGTCACCAAGGGCAGCAGAATAA